One window of the Oncorhynchus mykiss isolate Arlee chromosome 5, USDA_OmykA_1.1, whole genome shotgun sequence genome contains the following:
- the LOC110524149 gene encoding kelch-like protein 26 isoform X1: MAESGGGDFASNRPQNSMANQNSTLRCTFSAPSHSATLLQGLSVLRVQGQLLDVVLAINEERFQVHKAVLASCSDYFRAMFTGGMRESNKDTIELKGLSARGLKHIIDFAYSADVTLDLDCIQDVLGAAVFLQMVPVVELCEEFLKSAMSVETCLNIGQMATTFNLSSLKESVDTFTFRHFLQIAEEEDFLHIPMERLVFFLQSNKLKNCSEIDLFHAAIRWLQHDEARRAGANKVLCHVRFPLMRSSELVDSVQTVDIMVEDVLCRQYLLEAFNFQILPFRQHEMQSPRTVIRSEVVSLITFGGTPYTDNDRTVSSKVFYLPDIAARQFKELTEAETGSSHACVSVLDNFVYVVGGQHLQYRSGEGAVNVCFRYDPHLSQWLRIQPMQEVRIQFQLNVLQGQLYATGGRNRSGSLSSVECYCPKKNEWTYVEPLKRRIWGHAGTPCGDKLYISGGYGVSVDDKKALHCYDPTSDQWDFKSPMNEPRVLHAMISAKDRVYCLGGRMDHVDRCFDVLVVEYYIPENDQWTTVSPMRAGQSEAGCCLLDKKIYIVGGYNWHLNNVTSIVQVYNTETDEWERDLHFPESFAGIACTPIILPQTTTQR, encoded by the exons ATGGCGGAGTCGGGTGGTGGGGATTTCGCCTCGAATCGTCCGCAGAACAG TATGGCTAACCAGAATAGCACCCTGCGTTGCACGTTCTCAGCCCCAAGCCATAGCGCCACTCTCCTGCAGGGCTTGTCGGTCCTGCGAGTCCAGGGGCAGCTCCTGGATGTGGTGCTGGCCATCAATGAGGAGCGCTTCCAGGTTCACAAGGCAGTGCTGGCCTCCTGCAGTGACTACTTCAG AGCCATGTTCACCGGAGGCATGAGGGAGTCAAACAAGGATACCATTGAGCTGAAAGGCTTGTCCGCCCGCGGCCTGAAACATATAATTGACTTTGCTTACAGCGCAGATGTCACACTTGACCTGGACTGCATTCAGGATGTACTGGGAGCAGCTGTCTTTCTCCAGATGGTCCCAGTCGTGGAGCTCTGTGAGGAGTTCCTCAAGTCAGCCATGAGTGTAGAGACCTGCCTGAACATTGGCCAGATGGCCACCACCTTCAACCTGTCCTCCCTCAAGGAGTCTGTGGACACCTTTACCTTCCGCCACTTCCTGCAGATCGCTGAGGAGGAGGACTTCCTGCACATTCCCATGGAGCGCCTGGTCTTCTTCCTGCAGAGCAACAAGCTGAAGAACTGCAGCGAGATCGACCTGTTCCACGCTGCCATCCGCTGGCTGCAGCACGACGAGGCCCGACGGGCCGGAGCCAACAAAGTGCTCTGCCACGTACGATTCCCACTCATGCGCTCCTCGGAGCTGGTAGACAGCGTGCAGACGGTGGACATCATGGTAGAGGACGTGCTGTGCAGGCAGTACCTCCTGGAGGCCTTCAACTTCCAGATCCTCCCCTTTCGTCAGCACGAGATGCAGTCCCCTCGGACCGTGATCCGCTCCGAAGTAGTTTCGCTCATTACCTTTGGTGGGACACCCTACACTGACAATGATCGTACTGTGAGCAGTAAGGTGTTCTATCTTCCAGACATTGCCGCGCGTCAGTTCAAGGAACTAACGGAGGCGGAGACAGGTTCCAGCCACGCCTGTGTATCGGTGCTGGACAACTTTGTTTACGTAGTAGGCGGGCAGCACCTGCAGTACCGCAGCGGCGAAGGGGCGGTAAACGTCTGCTTCCGCTATGACCCGCACCTGAGCCAATGGCTGCGCATCCAGCCGATGCAGGAGGTGCGCATTCAGTTCCAGCTCAACGTTCTTCAAGGACAACTCTACGCCACTGGGGGGCGCAACCGATCTGGAAGTCTGTCGTCCGTAGAGTGCTACTGTCCCAAGAAAAATGAGTGGACCTACGTGGAACCACTGAAACGCAGAATCTGGGGCCATGCAGGAACTCCCTGTGGTGACAAGCTCTACATCTCAGGGGGTTACGGTGTTTCGGTGGACGATAAGAAAGCCCTGCACTGTTATGATCCCACATCTGACCAATGGGACTTCAAATCGCCCATGAACGAGCCCAGAGTGCTTCATGCTATGATCAGCGCCAAAGACCGTGTTTACTGCCTGGGCGGTCGCATGGACCACGTGGACCGCTGCTTTGACGTCCTGGTGGTTGAGTATTATATTCCAGAGAATGACCAGTGGACCACTGTTAGCCCCATGCGAGCAGGGCAATCTGAGGCAGGCTGCTGCTTGTTGGACAAAAAGATCTATATTGTTGGAGGGTACAATTGGCATCTAAACAATGTCACAAGCATCGTGCAAGTGTACAACACAGAGACTGATGAGTGGGAGAGGGACTTGCACTTCCCTGAGTCTTTTGCAGGAATTGCGTGTACGCCGATCATACTTCCACAAACCACCACGCAACGGTAA
- the LOC110524149 gene encoding kelch-like protein 26 isoform X2, with protein MAESGGGDFASNRPQNRAMFTGGMRESNKDTIELKGLSARGLKHIIDFAYSADVTLDLDCIQDVLGAAVFLQMVPVVELCEEFLKSAMSVETCLNIGQMATTFNLSSLKESVDTFTFRHFLQIAEEEDFLHIPMERLVFFLQSNKLKNCSEIDLFHAAIRWLQHDEARRAGANKVLCHVRFPLMRSSELVDSVQTVDIMVEDVLCRQYLLEAFNFQILPFRQHEMQSPRTVIRSEVVSLITFGGTPYTDNDRTVSSKVFYLPDIAARQFKELTEAETGSSHACVSVLDNFVYVVGGQHLQYRSGEGAVNVCFRYDPHLSQWLRIQPMQEVRIQFQLNVLQGQLYATGGRNRSGSLSSVECYCPKKNEWTYVEPLKRRIWGHAGTPCGDKLYISGGYGVSVDDKKALHCYDPTSDQWDFKSPMNEPRVLHAMISAKDRVYCLGGRMDHVDRCFDVLVVEYYIPENDQWTTVSPMRAGQSEAGCCLLDKKIYIVGGYNWHLNNVTSIVQVYNTETDEWERDLHFPESFAGIACTPIILPQTTTQR; from the exons ATGGCGGAGTCGGGTGGTGGGGATTTCGCCTCGAATCGTCCGCAGAACAG AGCCATGTTCACCGGAGGCATGAGGGAGTCAAACAAGGATACCATTGAGCTGAAAGGCTTGTCCGCCCGCGGCCTGAAACATATAATTGACTTTGCTTACAGCGCAGATGTCACACTTGACCTGGACTGCATTCAGGATGTACTGGGAGCAGCTGTCTTTCTCCAGATGGTCCCAGTCGTGGAGCTCTGTGAGGAGTTCCTCAAGTCAGCCATGAGTGTAGAGACCTGCCTGAACATTGGCCAGATGGCCACCACCTTCAACCTGTCCTCCCTCAAGGAGTCTGTGGACACCTTTACCTTCCGCCACTTCCTGCAGATCGCTGAGGAGGAGGACTTCCTGCACATTCCCATGGAGCGCCTGGTCTTCTTCCTGCAGAGCAACAAGCTGAAGAACTGCAGCGAGATCGACCTGTTCCACGCTGCCATCCGCTGGCTGCAGCACGACGAGGCCCGACGGGCCGGAGCCAACAAAGTGCTCTGCCACGTACGATTCCCACTCATGCGCTCCTCGGAGCTGGTAGACAGCGTGCAGACGGTGGACATCATGGTAGAGGACGTGCTGTGCAGGCAGTACCTCCTGGAGGCCTTCAACTTCCAGATCCTCCCCTTTCGTCAGCACGAGATGCAGTCCCCTCGGACCGTGATCCGCTCCGAAGTAGTTTCGCTCATTACCTTTGGTGGGACACCCTACACTGACAATGATCGTACTGTGAGCAGTAAGGTGTTCTATCTTCCAGACATTGCCGCGCGTCAGTTCAAGGAACTAACGGAGGCGGAGACAGGTTCCAGCCACGCCTGTGTATCGGTGCTGGACAACTTTGTTTACGTAGTAGGCGGGCAGCACCTGCAGTACCGCAGCGGCGAAGGGGCGGTAAACGTCTGCTTCCGCTATGACCCGCACCTGAGCCAATGGCTGCGCATCCAGCCGATGCAGGAGGTGCGCATTCAGTTCCAGCTCAACGTTCTTCAAGGACAACTCTACGCCACTGGGGGGCGCAACCGATCTGGAAGTCTGTCGTCCGTAGAGTGCTACTGTCCCAAGAAAAATGAGTGGACCTACGTGGAACCACTGAAACGCAGAATCTGGGGCCATGCAGGAACTCCCTGTGGTGACAAGCTCTACATCTCAGGGGGTTACGGTGTTTCGGTGGACGATAAGAAAGCCCTGCACTGTTATGATCCCACATCTGACCAATGGGACTTCAAATCGCCCATGAACGAGCCCAGAGTGCTTCATGCTATGATCAGCGCCAAAGACCGTGTTTACTGCCTGGGCGGTCGCATGGACCACGTGGACCGCTGCTTTGACGTCCTGGTGGTTGAGTATTATATTCCAGAGAATGACCAGTGGACCACTGTTAGCCCCATGCGAGCAGGGCAATCTGAGGCAGGCTGCTGCTTGTTGGACAAAAAGATCTATATTGTTGGAGGGTACAATTGGCATCTAAACAATGTCACAAGCATCGTGCAAGTGTACAACACAGAGACTGATGAGTGGGAGAGGGACTTGCACTTCCCTGAGTCTTTTGCAGGAATTGCGTGTACGCCGATCATACTTCCACAAACCACCACGCAACGGTAA